In Electrophorus electricus isolate fEleEle1 chromosome 12, fEleEle1.pri, whole genome shotgun sequence, a single window of DNA contains:
- the gabarapl2 gene encoding gamma-aminobutyric acid receptor-associated protein-like 2: MKWMFKEDHSLEHRCVESAKIRHKYPDRVPVIVEKVSGSQIVDIDKRKYLVPSDITVAQFMWIIRKRIQLPSEKAIFLFVDKTVPQSSLTMGQLYEKEKDEDGFLYVAYSGENTFGY, from the exons AGCACCGGTGCGTGGAGTCGGCCAAAATCCGCCACAAGTACCCAGATAGAGTCCCT GTTATTGTAGAGAAAGTGTCCGGTTCTCAGATCGTGGACATTGACAAGCGGAAGTACCTGGTTCCCTCTGACATCACAGTGGCCCAGTTCATGTGGATCATTAGGAAGCGGATCCAGCTGCCCTCAGAGAAAGCCATCTTCCTTTTTGTTGACAAAACTGTCCCTCAGTCCAG tctgacCATGGGGCAGCTatatgaaaaagagaaagacgaGGATGGCTTTCTGTATGTGGCTTACAGTGGCGAGAACACCTTTGGATATTAA